The region CCGGAAGAAGACCAGGGCATCATGTTCGCCCAGGTGCTGGGTCCCAACGGCTCGACGGCCGAGCAGACCCAGCAGGTGCTGGACAAGGCGACCAAGCACTTGCTCGAAGACGAGAAGGACACGGTCGAATCGGTGTTCGCCATCAACGGCTTCAACTTCGGTGGCCGTGGCCAGAACGCCGGCATGATGTTCATCAAGCTGCATGACTGGGCCGATCGCGGCACGGCCAAGCAGAAGGTCGGCGCGCTGGCCGCGCGGACCCAGGCATGGTTCGGTCAGAACATCAGCACTGCACAGGTCTTCGCCTTCGCGCCGCCCGCGGTGCTGGAACTGGGTAACGCAACCGGTTTCGACTTCATGCTGATGGACCGCGCCGGCGTGGGCCACGAAAAGCTGCTTGCCGCGCGCAATCAGCTGCTCGGCCAGGCCATGCAGAACAAGCTGTTGGCGGGCGTGCGTCCGAACGGCGTGGAAGATGCGCCGCAGTACCAGCTGAACATCGATCGTGAGAAAGCCCAGGTGCTGGGTCTGTCGATCTCGGATATCGACAGCACCTTGAGCACCGCTTGGGGTTCGTCCTACGTCAATGACTTCATTGACCGCGGCCGTGTGAAGAAGGTGTATGTGCAGGGCATGCCTTCGTCGCGGATGCTGCCGGACGATCTCAACAAGTGGTACGTGCGCAATAGCAGCGGCGGCATGGTCCCGTTCTCGTCCTTCGCGACGGCGGAATGGACCTTCGGCGCCCAGAAGCTGAACCGCTACAACGGCGTGCCCGCGTATGAAATCCTGGGCCAGCCGGCGCCGGGCCAGAGTACCGGCCAGGCCATGGCGGAGATGGAGCGCATGGCATCGAAGCTGCCGCAAGGTATCGGCTTCGAGTGGACCGGCTTGTCCTACGAGGAACGCATGTCGGGCTCGCAAGCGCCGGCGCTGTACGCGATTTCGCTGATCGTGGTGTTCCTGTGCCTGGCCGCCTTGTATGAAAGCTGGTCGATTCCGACCGCGGTGATGCTGGTGGTGCCTTTGGGCATTATCGGGACACTGGCCGCGACACTGTTGCGGGGGCTCTCCAACGACGTCTACTTCCAGGTGGGGCTGCTGACTACCGTGGGGCTTGCGGCGAAGAACGCGATTCTTATCGTGGAATTCGCCAAGGAGCACTACGAGGCCGGGGCCAGTCTGACTGAAGCTGCCGTCCATGCCGCCCGCCAGCGTCTGCGACCCATTCTGATGACGTCGCTGGCCTTCATCCTGGGCGTGGTGCCGCTGGCGATTTCCACCGGCGCCGGTTCAGGCAGCCAGAACGCCATCGGTACCGGCGTGATCGGCGGTATGTTGTCCGCGACGTTCCTGGCTATTTTCTTCGTGCCGATGTTCTTCGTGGTCATGCTCAAGGTGTTCCGTGTGAAGCGCGCGAGCGAGACCGGCGATCCGCACGATCCCAACGATGCCCGGCATCAACCCCGGCAGCAGCCTGCTTCCGAGCCGTCGGGAGGACATGCTGAATGAACGCCCTAGTCATGCATAAGAACAAGATGTCGTCCTTGCCTTCGTCAGTGCGCTCACCTTCGCGCGCCTTGCGTCCTGTCCGCCTGACCGTTGCGCTGGCCCTGGCCACCGCACTGGCCGGGTGCACCTTGATCCCCGACTACCAGCGTCCCGACGCGCCGGTGGACGCGGCCTATCCGACGGGGGCGGCTTACACGCTCCCCGCCGGCGCCGCGGCCAAACCCGCCAGCCAGTCGGGCGTGGCGACCGCCGATATCGGTTGGCGCGACATGTTCCCCGATCCGCTGCTGCAACAGCTGGTCGACCTGTCGTTGGTGAACAACCGCGATCTGCGCATCGCCGCGCTCAATGTGCAGGCGGCGCAGGCGCAGTACCGCATCCAGCGTTCGGACATCCTGCCGACCATCGGCGTGGGCGCCACGGAAAGCGCGCAGCGCACGCCGGCCGACCTGTCGTCGAGCGGCAGGGCGACCACCTCCCACAGCTATCAGGTGGGCGCGTCGGTGTCGTGGGAACTGGATCTGTTCGGCCGCATCCGCAGCTTGTCGGAGCAGGCCCTGCAAACCTATCTGGCGCAGGACGAGACCCGCAACGCCACGCAGCTGACGCTGGTGGCGGAAGTGGTCAACGCGTACCTGACTCTGCGCGCTGACCAGGAACTGCTGAAGCTGACCGATGACACGCTGAAGAGCCAGCGCGATTCCTACGACCTGACCAAGCAGAGTTACGACGGCGACGTCGCCACGGCCCTGGATCTGAGCCAGGCCGAGGTGTCGGTGCGTACCGCTGAAAGCAATCAGGCTCAGTACGTTCGCCAGGTGGCGCAGGACATGAATGCGCTGGTGCTGCTGTTGGGCAATCCGGTGCCGGCCGAAGTACGGGCCAGCCTGGAAGCCCCGGGGCGCCTGGATGACGCCTTGATCCCGACCAACCTGCCGGCCGGCCTGCCGTCCGACTTGCTGGTGCGCCGTCCGGACATCCGTTCGGCCGAGCACAGCCTGCTGGCGGCCAACGCCAACATCGGCGCGGCGCGCGCGGCGTTCTTCCCCACCATTTCGCTGACCGGCAGCGCGGGCACCGCCAGCGCGTCGCTGGGCGGTTTGTTCAAGGGTGGTTCGGGCGCATGGAGCTTCGCGCCGCAGATCACCACGCCCATCTTCGCCGGCGGTTCGCTGCTGGCCGGTCTGGACGTCGCCAAGCTGCAGAAGCAGATCCAGGTGGCCACCTACGAGCAGAGCATCCAGACCGCGTTCCGCGAAGTGTCCGATGCCCTGGCCGGGCGCGGCACCCTGGATCAGCAGATCCAGGCGCAGCAGTTGTTGGTGCAGGCGGACCAGCGCGCGTATGACCTGTCGCAACAGCGCTTCCGCCAGGGCGTGGACAACTACCTGACCGTGCTGGACTCGCAGCGCTCGCTGTATGACGCGCAGCAGAACCTGGTGACGACGCGCCTGTCGCGCCTGACCAATCTGGTGACCTTGTACAAGGCGCTGGGTGGCGGCTGGACCGACAAGACGGTGCAGGCGCAGGCCGCGGCGGCCGGGCAACCGGCGCAGGTCACGCAGTAAGCTTCAAATCGCTCTTTGTGAGCGAAAAGGGCTCGGAGTCGAAATGTCGATTCCGAGCCCTTCTGCTTTGTGGGGCCGGTGCCCGCAGGGCAGAGCCGCCTGGCCGGGGGCGCCTAGCCCGCGCGGTGGTCCAGCGTGAAGCTGGCGCGGTCGTCCTGGGCCAGCAGCTTGGTCAGCCAGGGCATGGCTTCCTTGAGGGCCGCGTGCAGGGTCCATGGCGGGTTCACCAGGAACATGCCGCTGCCATGCAGGCCGAAGCCGTCGGTGGCGGGCTTGCGGACGGACAGGGCCACGTGCAGCCAGCTCTTGACCTCCAGCCGCTCCAGATGGCGCGGCAGCTCGTTCGACTCGCGGCGCTGCACCTGCGGGTACCAGACGGCGTAGGTGCCGGTGGCGAAGCGCTTGACGCCTTCCTTGACCGTGGTCAGGGCCCGGCGGTAATCCTGCTTGTCTTCGTAGGAAGGGTCGATCAGCACCAGGCCGCGGCGCGGGGGCGGCGGCAGCAGGGCCTTGACGCCCTCGAAGCCGTCGGCATCATAGATCGTGGTCTGGCGCATCGCCACGCGGCCCTGGTGTTCCAGGTTGCGCACCAGCACTTCGGCTTCGCTGGGGTGCATTTCGAACAGGCGCAGGCGGTCGCTTTCGCGCAGGGCTTCGAGGGTCAGCCAGGGCGACCCCGGATAGTTGCGCAGTTGGCCGTCGACGTTCTGCTGGCGTATCAGTTCCATGTAGCGCGCGAACAGCGGCGGCAGGTCGTCGCGGCCCCACAGCCGAGCGACACCATCGGCATATTCGGCATTCTTGTTGGCCCAGTCGCTGTCCAGGCGGTAAAGCCCGGCGCCGGCGTGGGTATCGATCACCCAGTAGGGCGTGTCCTTGCGATTCAGGTAATCGAGGACGTGGGCCAGGACGGCATGCTTGAGCACGTCCGCGTGGTTGCCGGCATGGAAGGCGTGGCGATAACTGAACACGGGGGCTTTCCTTAAGCGCGGGCGGTGTCGGCTTGCGCCGGGAAGGGCGGGCGGATGCTGTCGAGCATGTCGGTGAACAGGGCGTCCACGCCCCAGGCCAGCAGATCGCGGGCGCGCTGGGCGTCGTTGACCGTCCAGGCGCACAGCCGGTAGCCGGCCGCGTGGACATCGCGCACCAGTTCGGGGGTGACGTCCTTCTGGTTGACGTTCAGGGCCACGCAGTCGTGCTGAACCATGCGGTCGCGCCAGTCGGAGGGGATTTTCTCGACCAGCAGGGCACGCGGCAGCAGCGGGGCGGCGACGTGGGCGGCGGCCAGCGCTTCCTCGGAGAAGGAAGACAGCAGCGGCGGCACCGCGGCGCCTTGCCACAAGCGCTGGACGGCCAGGGCCACGGCAGTGCCGGTTTCGGACTCGCGGCCGGGGCAGGGCTTGATTTCCACGTTGCTGGCGATGGCCTGCCCAAGCGTGAAGGCGGCGACGTCGTCCAGGGTGGCCATGCGCTCCCCGGCATACGTGGGCGACAGCCAGGAGCCGGCGTCCAGGGCGGACAGCTCGGCCCAGGTCTTGTCCTTGGCCGGGCCCTGGCCGTTGGAGGTGCGGTCCAGGTCGTCGTCATGCAGCAGGAACAGCACGTCGTCCTTGCTCAGCTTGACGTCGTATTCGAACATCGTGAAGCCGTGCTGCGCGCCCACCCGCATGGCGGCAGGCGTGTTCTCCGGCGCCAGTTTGCCACCGCAGCGGTGTGCGATCAGGGACGGATAGGGCCAGGAAAAGGAGGGGGCTGTCATGGGGAAAGGCACCAGGTAATACGGATCAAGCCGCCAAGGATACCGCAGGCGCGCGCCACGCCGTCTTGGACCCTTGCCAGTGGTGGTAAACTGCTTGCCCGCTGGTCCGATAGTATGCAGTGTCGGCTGCGTAGTATGAGAGCAAGGCGAATCTGTTTCGCCTTTTTTTATGCGTTTTGTGTGACCAGTCGCCAGCAGGTATGTGCGGCGGTCGCATGGGTCTCAGGTACTCCATGTTCGAATTTATTCGCAATCATCAGCGCTGGATGCAACTCATCCTGCTGATTCTGATCGTGCCGTCCTTCGCCTTTTTCGGCGTGCAGAGCTATAGCAGCTTCATGTCGGAAGAACCCAAGATGGCGACGGTGGCGGGTCACCCGATCACCCAGCGGGAATACGATCAGGCGCGCCGCAACCAGCTGGACCAGTATCGCCAGATGATGGGCGACCGTTTCGATGCCGCCGCGCTGGACAATCCGGCCATGCGCCAGCGTCTGCTCGAACAGCTGATCGACCAGCGTGTCCTGGCCGCCGCGGCCACCGACAACCGCTTCTCGGTGTCGGACGAGACCCTGCGCAACACCATCGCGTCCAATCCGCAGCTGCAGGACAACGGCCGTTTCTCGCCGGAGCGCTATCGCGCCGCGTTGGCGGCCCAGGGCCTGAGCTGGGAGGCCTTCGAGGCCAACCTGCGTGGCCAGCTGGCCGTCAGTCGCGTGCTGGATCCCGTCGGCCAGTCGGCCCGCGTTCCCGATGCCGTCGCCGGCAGCGTGGAGCATGCCCTGACTGAAGTGCGCGGTGTGCGCACGCGCCGGTTTGCCGCCGCGGATTTCCGTTCCAAGGTTGAAGTCAGCGATGCTGACCTGCAAACCTGGTACGACGCCAACAAGCAGCAGTTCCTGATCCCCGAGCAGGTCAAGGCCCAGTATCTGGTCCTGGACGAAGCCGCGGCCAGCACCGGCATCGACGTCAAGGACGACGACATCCAGCGCTATTACGATCAGAACAAGACCCGTTTCGGCACGGCCGAGCGCCGCCGCGTCAGTCAGATCATGATCGAGCTGCCGGCCGCCGCCACCGACACGCAGCGCAAGGAAGCGCAAGCCAAGGCCGCGGACCTAGCCAAGCAGGCCGCCGCCGATCCGGCCGGTTTCGCCGAGCTGGCCAAGAAGAATTCGCAGGACTTCGGTTCCGCCGCCAAGGGTGGCGACCTGGGCTTCTGGACGCCGGGCACCTTGCCCCCGACGCTGGAAACCGCCATCAAGGGTCTGAAGCAGGACCAGGTGTCGGAAGTCGTGCAAAGTCCTTATGGCTTGCACATCCTGAAGCTGACGACGCTGGAGCCGGGCAAGTTCAAGCCCCTGGCCGAAGTGAAGTCGCAAATCGTCGACGAGATCCGCAAGCAGATCGCCGCCTCGCGCTTTTCCGACATGGCGACCAAGCTGACGTCCCTGGTCTATGACCAGCGCGACAGCCTGCAGCCGGCCGCGGATGCGCTGGGTCTGAAGCTGCGCGAAGCGGGTGGCATCACCCGCACGGAATTGTTGCCGCCGGAGCAGGCGGGCGCGAACTCCGCCGCCGCCAGCGCGGATTCGGCCCTGCTGGACAGCCCGCGCGTGCGCCAGGCGCTGTTCTCGGGTGAAGTGCTGCGCGACAAGCAGAACTCCGGCGTCATCGAGTTGTCGCCGGCCCAGATGCTGGTCGTGCGTGCCGCCGGCCTGACCCCTGCACACGTGCCGCCGCTGGATCAGCTGAAGGACAAGATCCGCGCCAAGCTGGTTGAAGAGCGTGCCGCGGACGCCGCCGCCAAGGCGGGTGAGCAGGCCCTGGAAGCGCTGCGCAAGGACCCCGCGGCGTCGCTGGACGGCTTCGCGGCCGCCGTCGATGTCTCGCGTGACAATCCGCAGAAGCTGTCGCGTCCGGTGCTGGATGCCGTCATGCGCGCGCCCGCCAAGCCGCTGCCGGAGTATGTCGGTGCTCGCGAAGAGAACGACTACGTCGTGGCGCGCATCGAGAAGATCGAAGCCGGCAAGCAGGATCCCGCCGTCACCACCGCCTTGAACCAGCAGCTGTCATCGGCCTGGGGCCAGGCTGAAGACGCCGCCGTGCTGAAGGTGCTGCGCGAGCAGTACAAGGTGCAGATCGCGCCCGAAGCGGCGAAGATCCTGAAGGGTGAGGACATCCAGACCGACGCGGGCTGAAACGCAGCCGCCTCGTTCTAAAAGAAAACCCGGCTAGCGCCGGGTTTTTTTTGCGGTTCGGCTCAGCGCCGGCGGACATTACTTCAACAACGGCTCCAGCACCGGCCACACATTGTCCAGCAGATGGGGCTGACCGGCTTCGTTGGGATGCATGCCGTCAGCCTGGAACAGTTCCCGGTTGGTGGCGATGCCGTCGAGCAGGAAGGGCACCAAAGCGGCCTGGTATTCCTTGGCGATGGTGGGGAACAGGGCGGCGAAGCGGGTGGTGTAGTCGCGCCCGTAGTTGGGCGGGATCTGCATGCCGACCAGGATCACCTTGGCGCCGGCATCCTTGGCCTTCTGCGTCAAGGTGCGCAGGTTCTTCTCGGTCATGTTCAATTGCAGACCGCGCAGGGCATCGTTCGAGCCCAGCTCGATGACGACGACGGCGGGATGATGCTGGGTCAGCAAGGCCGGCAGGCGCGTGACCCCGCCGCTGGTGGTGTCGCCGCTGATGCTGGCATTCACCACCTTATAGCCCGGCTGCTTCTCATCCAGGCGCTTTTGCAGCAGCGGCACCCAGCCGCTGCCGCGCTCCACGCCGTATTCGGCGGAGAGGCTGTCACCCAGGACCAGTATGATGCGCGTTGCGGCGGAACCCGGCGCGGCGGGCGCGGTCTGACCCGTTGGGGTCTGGGCGTTGGCGGGGGCGATCGCTAAGGCCGCCGCGGCAGCCACGGTCGTGGCCGCGAAGGCGAAACGGAAATACAAGGAACGGAAAAACAGGCGCATGGACACAGGCAACTCGATAGAAGTCAAGGATCTGGGCAAGCACGTTGCCGACGCGGGAGGCCGGTTGGCCATCCTGGAGGATATCGCTTTTACGGTGCGCGCTGGCGCGGCCCTGGCCATCACGGGCAGTTCGGGCTCGGGCAAGTCGACGTTGTTGGGACTGCTGGCGGGCCTGGATGTTCCCTCATCGGGCAGCGTGCACCTGGCGGGGCATGACCTGTTCGCCCTGGACGAGGACGGGCGCGCTCGCCTGCGTGCCAACCATGTGGGCTTCGTTTTCCAGTCTTTTCAGCTGTTGCCGAACCTGACCGCGCTGGAAAACGTCATGTTGCCGCTGGAACTGGCCGGCTTGCCGGCACGTGCGGCGGCCGAAGCCATGCTGGACCGCGTCGGCCTGGGCCAACGCCTGCATCACTATCCGCGCACCTTGTCGGGCGGCGAGCAGCAGCGCGTGTCGCTGGCGCGCGCCTTCGTCGTGAAGCCGGCGCTGTTGTTCGCCGACGAGCCCACCGGCAGCCTGGACGCCGCCACCGGCGACCGCGTCATCGACCTGATGTTCGCCCTGCAACGCGAACAGGGCGCCACCCTGGTCCTGGTCACCCACGATGCCGCGTTGGCCTCTCGCTGCGAACGGCAACTGGTCCTTGCCGCGGGGCGCGTGGTCAGTTCGAACTGATCGCGGAGCCGCCGGGTGACACGCGTTCCCCGCGCGCCAGGCAGCAATGCCGTCTCCAGGCGCCGCCTCAGGCGCCTGCCGCAGGCCGGCGGGCGCCGCGCCATTCGAGCAGGGCGATGCCGATACCGCTGCCGCAGATGATGGCGATGCCCAGCCACGTGATAGCGTCCGGGAAGTGCCCCCAGATCAGCCACCCCGTGGTGGTGGACGTCACAATCTGCAGATAGGCGAAGGGCGCCAGGGTGGACGCGGGCGCGTTGCGATACGCGCCGATCTGCAGCAGATGCCCCACGCAGCCGGTGAAGCCGGTGGACATCAGGACCAGCCAGTGCTTCATGTCCAGCGCATGCAGCACCGGCAAGGCGGCGGGCAGGGCGAAGGGCAAGGCCACGGTCAAGGCGATGGCGCCCATGCCGCCGCTCCAGATCACGGACGTCAAGGGATCGTCGCCGGCCACGCGCCGCGTGGCGATGTATTGGGCCGCGAAACAGCACGCACCCAGCAGGCCGCAGATGACGCCGGTGCCGTCCAATCCGCCGCCAGGACGAATGATGACCAACACGCCGCCGAAGGCGACGGCCGCCGCGACCCAGCGCGACAGCCGGGGCGCTTCGCCCAGCACCCAGGGCGCCGACGCCAGCACCAGCAAAGGCGCCAGGAAATTGATCGCGGTGGCTTCGGCCTGCGGCAGGAAGTGCAGGGTGGTGAAGAACATCAAGGTCGCGCCCAGCATCGCCGTGCCGCGCAAGACCTGCTCGCGCGGCCGGCGGCTGCGCAGGATGCCCCAGCCCCGCAACGGCACGATCAGTACCAGTGCCAGCAGCAGATGCGCGGCATAGCGCACCCAGCAGAGGACCAGCAGGGACACACCGCCTGCCATCACCCATTTGCCGGTAGCGTCCAGGGTGGACAGGAAGCACATGGACAGCAACAGCAGCACGATGCCCATGAAGGGGCTTTGCGTGGCGGTCGCGGGCATGGGGGTTGGACGCGATGGCGCGGCGTCAGGGTTCCGCGCGATGGCCTGGGCCCGCGTCATGGTGTGTCTCCTCTTGGTCATGGCTCTTGGGGCTTGGCTTTGGGGCGTCGCGCTTTTCGGGCGTCATGATACGCTCCCGCGCATGATCGACCTGCGCAATATCGAGACCTTCTTCTGGGTTGCCCGCCTGGGCGGCTTCCGCGCCGCCGCCGAAAAGCTCAACGCCACCCAGCCGGCGATCTCGCAACGCATCGCGTCGCTGGAATCCGGCCTGGGTGTGCGCCTGTTCGAGCGCGACGCGCGCGGCATCAAGCTCACGGCCAAGGGGCACGAACTGCTGTCGCACGCGGAACGTATGCTGCAGATGCGCACCGACATGCAGCAGGCCGCCCGCGCGCAGAACGTCATGAGCGGCACCTTGCGCCTGGGCGTGGCCGAGACCATCGTGCACACCTGGCTGGCCCGCCTGATGGAATACATGCACGAGGCCTATCCCGCGCTGGCGGTGGAAATCCAGGTCGATACCACCCCGGCGCTGCGGGGCCTGCTGACGTCCCACCAGATCGATCTCGCCTTCCTGCTGGGCCCGGTGGACGAGCCGCGCGTCGACAACATCCATCTGTGCCGCTATCCGCTGGCCTGGCTGGCCAGCCCGCGGCTCAAGCTGGGCCGCGAGCCGATCCCGCTCAAGCGCCTGGGACAGTGGCCGGTGTTGACCTATTCCTCCATCACCGAGCCGCACCGCGCCGTGCGCCGCATGCTGGTCGAGGCCGGCGTGCCCGCGCCCCGCATGTATGGCAGTTCCGCCTTGAGCGTCATCGTGCGCATGGCCATGGATGGCATCGGAACCGCTGCCATCGCTCCCGTCTTCCTGGGCCGCGAACTGGAGCAGGGCGAGTTGCGCGTGCTGAATGTCCGTGCGCCGGATCTGCCGCCCTTGAGTTTTACCGCCAGCTGGATGCAGGGCCCCGACAGCGACGTGGCGCGCACCATCGCCCAGGCCGCGCAGGTCATTGCCCGCGATCATGCGGGAGATGAGTAGTAACCCGATCAGTACTAACCCTCATATTTTTTCTATCAGTGTGATAAGAGTTTCTTATCACCTTGCATCGCAACATGTGATTGGACACCCCGGGGTCTGATGCGATGCAATAACGCATCGAAAAAGAATCATCCAGCTCAAGGGGAGCTTGCTTATGGTGTCGTCCACTCCGGTCAGCCATACCGACCATCCGGCCTCTTACCAGGCCCGCCTGGATGCCCGC is a window of Bordetella sp. N DNA encoding:
- a CDS encoding efflux transporter outer membrane subunit, which gives rise to MRPVRLTVALALATALAGCTLIPDYQRPDAPVDAAYPTGAAYTLPAGAAAKPASQSGVATADIGWRDMFPDPLLQQLVDLSLVNNRDLRIAALNVQAAQAQYRIQRSDILPTIGVGATESAQRTPADLSSSGRATTSHSYQVGASVSWELDLFGRIRSLSEQALQTYLAQDETRNATQLTLVAEVVNAYLTLRADQELLKLTDDTLKSQRDSYDLTKQSYDGDVATALDLSQAEVSVRTAESNQAQYVRQVAQDMNALVLLLGNPVPAEVRASLEAPGRLDDALIPTNLPAGLPSDLLVRRPDIRSAEHSLLAANANIGAARAAFFPTISLTGSAGTASASLGGLFKGGSGAWSFAPQITTPIFAGGSLLAGLDVAKLQKQIQVATYEQSIQTAFREVSDALAGRGTLDQQIQAQQLLVQADQRAYDLSQQRFRQGVDNYLTVLDSQRSLYDAQQNLVTTRLSRLTNLVTLYKALGGGWTDKTVQAQAAAAGQPAQVTQ
- a CDS encoding 23S rRNA (adenine(2030)-N(6))-methyltransferase RlmJ; amino-acid sequence: MFSYRHAFHAGNHADVLKHAVLAHVLDYLNRKDTPYWVIDTHAGAGLYRLDSDWANKNAEYADGVARLWGRDDLPPLFARYMELIRQQNVDGQLRNYPGSPWLTLEALRESDRLRLFEMHPSEAEVLVRNLEHQGRVAMRQTTIYDADGFEGVKALLPPPPRRGLVLIDPSYEDKQDYRRALTTVKEGVKRFATGTYAVWYPQVQRRESNELPRHLERLEVKSWLHVALSVRKPATDGFGLHGSGMFLVNPPWTLHAALKEAMPWLTKLLAQDDRASFTLDHRAG
- the ugpQ gene encoding glycerophosphodiester phosphodiesterase — its product is MTAPSFSWPYPSLIAHRCGGKLAPENTPAAMRVGAQHGFTMFEYDVKLSKDDVLFLLHDDDLDRTSNGQGPAKDKTWAELSALDAGSWLSPTYAGERMATLDDVAAFTLGQAIASNVEIKPCPGRESETGTAVALAVQRLWQGAAVPPLLSSFSEEALAAAHVAAPLLPRALLVEKIPSDWRDRMVQHDCVALNVNQKDVTPELVRDVHAAGYRLCAWTVNDAQRARDLLAWGVDALFTDMLDSIRPPFPAQADTARA
- a CDS encoding SurA N-terminal domain-containing protein, with the protein product MFEFIRNHQRWMQLILLILIVPSFAFFGVQSYSSFMSEEPKMATVAGHPITQREYDQARRNQLDQYRQMMGDRFDAAALDNPAMRQRLLEQLIDQRVLAAAATDNRFSVSDETLRNTIASNPQLQDNGRFSPERYRAALAAQGLSWEAFEANLRGQLAVSRVLDPVGQSARVPDAVAGSVEHALTEVRGVRTRRFAAADFRSKVEVSDADLQTWYDANKQQFLIPEQVKAQYLVLDEAAASTGIDVKDDDIQRYYDQNKTRFGTAERRRVSQIMIELPAAATDTQRKEAQAKAADLAKQAAADPAGFAELAKKNSQDFGSAAKGGDLGFWTPGTLPPTLETAIKGLKQDQVSEVVQSPYGLHILKLTTLEPGKFKPLAEVKSQIVDEIRKQIAASRFSDMATKLTSLVYDQRDSLQPAADALGLKLREAGGITRTELLPPEQAGANSAAASADSALLDSPRVRQALFSGEVLRDKQNSGVIELSPAQMLVVRAAGLTPAHVPPLDQLKDKIRAKLVEERAADAAAKAGEQALEALRKDPAASLDGFAAAVDVSRDNPQKLSRPVLDAVMRAPAKPLPEYVGAREENDYVVARIEKIEAGKQDPAVTTALNQQLSSAWGQAEDAAVLKVLREQYKVQIAPEAAKILKGEDIQTDAG
- a CDS encoding arylesterase; translated protein: MRLFFRSLYFRFAFAATTVAAAAALAIAPANAQTPTGQTAPAAPGSAATRIILVLGDSLSAEYGVERGSGWVPLLQKRLDEKQPGYKVVNASISGDTTSGGVTRLPALLTQHHPAVVVIELGSNDALRGLQLNMTEKNLRTLTQKAKDAGAKVILVGMQIPPNYGRDYTTRFAALFPTIAKEYQAALVPFLLDGIATNRELFQADGMHPNEAGQPHLLDNVWPVLEPLLK
- a CDS encoding ABC transporter ATP-binding protein — encoded protein: MDTGNSIEVKDLGKHVADAGGRLAILEDIAFTVRAGAALAITGSSGSGKSTLLGLLAGLDVPSSGSVHLAGHDLFALDEDGRARLRANHVGFVFQSFQLLPNLTALENVMLPLELAGLPARAAAEAMLDRVGLGQRLHHYPRTLSGGEQQRVSLARAFVVKPALLFADEPTGSLDAATGDRVIDLMFALQREQGATLVLVTHDAALASRCERQLVLAAGRVVSSN
- a CDS encoding DMT family transporter, producing MTRAQAIARNPDAAPSRPTPMPATATQSPFMGIVLLLLSMCFLSTLDATGKWVMAGGVSLLVLCWVRYAAHLLLALVLIVPLRGWGILRSRRPREQVLRGTAMLGATLMFFTTLHFLPQAEATAINFLAPLLVLASAPWVLGEAPRLSRWVAAAVAFGGVLVIIRPGGGLDGTGVICGLLGACCFAAQYIATRRVAGDDPLTSVIWSGGMGAIALTVALPFALPAALPVLHALDMKHWLVLMSTGFTGCVGHLLQIGAYRNAPASTLAPFAYLQIVTSTTTGWLIWGHFPDAITWLGIAIICGSGIGIALLEWRGARRPAAGA
- a CDS encoding LysR family transcriptional regulator → MIDLRNIETFFWVARLGGFRAAAEKLNATQPAISQRIASLESGLGVRLFERDARGIKLTAKGHELLSHAERMLQMRTDMQQAARAQNVMSGTLRLGVAETIVHTWLARLMEYMHEAYPALAVEIQVDTTPALRGLLTSHQIDLAFLLGPVDEPRVDNIHLCRYPLAWLASPRLKLGREPIPLKRLGQWPVLTYSSITEPHRAVRRMLVEAGVPAPRMYGSSALSVIVRMAMDGIGTAAIAPVFLGRELEQGELRVLNVRAPDLPPLSFTASWMQGPDSDVARTIAQAAQVIARDHAGDE